The proteins below come from a single Triticum aestivum cultivar Chinese Spring chromosome 5D, IWGSC CS RefSeq v2.1, whole genome shotgun sequence genomic window:
- the LOC123120399 gene encoding uncharacterized protein codes for MALSKSSVVVGWKTSSIRRQHELPKKEDFVDDVRYPHVVYVEKPKAQDVDFSDEMIYQEKTTSEMEEVTLKSLNRIPWERVDVSFKRSRQWIFAHSTIQVQLSLPSLALSFTDLSARRFPDLLSS; via the exons ATGGCCTTGAGTAAAAGTTCAGTCGTTGTTGGCTGGAAGACATCTTCAATACGCCGTCAACACGAGCTTCCCAAG AAAGAAGATTTTGTGGATGATGTAAGATATCCACATGTTGTATATGTGGAAAAACCAAAGGCTCAGGATGTTGATTTTTCGGATGAAATGATTTATCAGGAAAAAACTACAAGTGAAATGGAAG AAGTAACGCTCAAAAGCCTGAATAGAATTCCTTGGGAAAGGGTAGATGTTAGCTTCAAGAGAAGTAGACAATGGATTTTTGCCCATAGCACCATTCAG GTCCAGTTGTCGTTGCCTTCACTTGCTTTGTCGTTTACCGATCTGTCAGCTCGCCGGTTCCCTGACTTGCTGTCAAG TTGA